One genomic segment of Gossypium arboreum isolate Shixiya-1 chromosome 3, ASM2569848v2, whole genome shotgun sequence includes these proteins:
- the LOC108464866 gene encoding REF/SRPP-like protein At1g67360 has translation MATMEKGLEFENKNLGLKHLNFVRVATIHALVCVSNLYDYSKQNSGPLRSTVDAVEHAVTTAVGPAYGKFKDVPDHFLGFLDNKVDEVSHKFDEHAPAPAKQVVNLAHDLVQKATQKAQKLVEEARTNGARGALHYAAAEYKNLVLVSSTKLWVKLNSNLTFNSVTEKVVPKAANLCEKYNSWLKEKSGKGYPVVGYLPSIPVDAFGKAVKEAEGKEKANADDHKSESDSD, from the exons ATGGCAACCATGGAGAAG gggttaGAGTTTGAGAACAAGAATTTAGGCCTCAAGCACCTAAACTTCGTCAGGGTGGCTACAATCCACGCCTTGGTTTGCGTCTCGAACCTTTACGATTACTCTAAACAGAACTCGGGGCCGTTGAGATCCACCGTTGACGCCGTCGAGCATGCCGTTACCACTGCCGTCGGTCCCGCCTACGGGAAATTTAAGGATGTTCCTGATCATTTTCTTGGATTTCTTGATAACAAG GTAGATGAGGTTTCACACAAATTTGACGAGCATGCTCCAGCACCAGCCAAGCAAGTGGTTAACCTGGCCCACGATTTGGTCCAAAAGGCAACCCAAAAGGCTCAGAAACTAGTAGAGGAGGCTCGAACCAATGGAGCACGAGGGGCTTTGCACTACGCTGCAGCTGAGTACAAGAACTTGGTGTTGGTAAGCTCGACCAAGTTGTGGGTTAAACTGAACAGCAACTTGACTTTCAACTCAGTGACAGAAAAGGTTGTTCCCAAAGCAGCTAATTTGTGTGAGAAATACAACAGTTGGTTAAAGGAGAAGAGCGGAAAAGGTTATCCTGTGGTTGGGTATTTACCATCGATTCCCGTTGATGCCTTTGGGAAGGCTGTTAAGGAAGCtgaaggaaaagagaaagcaaatgCGGATGATCATAAATCTGAATCAGATTCAGATTAG
- the LOC108464867 gene encoding uncharacterized protein LOC108464867: MGFIMEFAENLVLRLMEDPKERDRKFREHVYSMKDRCAKTKEMWSYPLRPYGFWTFERHNAQLRWDPQISQVPGRRDPYDDLLQDSYASSTKRN, encoded by the coding sequence ATGGGGTTCATTATGGAATTTGCAGAGAATCTGGTGTTGAGGTTAATGGAGGACCCAAAAGAGAGGGATAGAAAATTCAGAGAACACGTttactctatgaaggatcgatgcGCAAAAACCAAGGAGATGTGGAGTTATCCACTGCGGCCTTATGGGTTTTGGACATTTGAGCGCCACAATGCTCAGCTCCGTTGGGATCCTCAGATTAGCCAAGTCCCCGGCCGCAGGGATCCTTATGATGACCTTCTTCAAGACAGTTATGCGTCCTCCACCAAACGAAACTGA